AGGCGACCGGTGTCGAGCGGCGGCTCGAAGAGGTCCGCCTCCTTGCCCCGGTGGTCCCCGGGAAGATCGTCGCGGTTGGCCTCAATTACAGGGATCACGCACGCGAGATGGGGAAGAAGATCCCCGAGGAACCGCTCCTGTTTCTCAAGGCGTCCTCCGCGCTGAACGATCCGGGGGGGGAGATCGTCTACCCGTCGCAGTCGCAGCGCGTGGATCACGAGGCGGAGCTCGCGGTGGTGATCGGCCGGGTGGCGAAGAACGTGAAGGAGAAGGACGCCGCGGCGTACATCCTCGGCTACACCTGCATCAACGACGTGACCGCGCGCGACCTCCAGGTGAAGGACGTGCAGTACACCCGCGCCAAGGGGTTCGACACGTTCGCCCCGCTGGGGCCGTGGATCGTGACCGATTTCGATCCTTCTTCCGCGTTCGTCCGCTGCCTCGTGAACGGCGAGGTCCGCCAAGACGGCAAC
This genomic stretch from Deltaproteobacteria bacterium harbors:
- a CDS encoding fumarylacetoacetate hydrolase family protein, whose amino-acid sequence is MRIARFEFEGRARYGLADPESGKVREIAGEPFGRVEATGVERRLEEVRLLAPVVPGKIVAVGLNYRDHAREMGKKIPEEPLLFLKASSALNDPGGEIVYPSQSQRVDHEAELAVVIGRVAKNVKEKDAAAYILGYTCINDVTARDLQVKDVQYTRAKGFDTFAPLGPWIVTDFDPSSAFVRCLVNGEVRQDGNTREMGASVYRLVEFISSVMTLFPGDVIATGTPPGVGSLRVGDVVTVEVGGIGALTNRVVSGGTYLG